The Psilocybe cubensis strain MGC-MH-2018 chromosome 7, whole genome shotgun sequence genome has a window encoding:
- a CDS encoding Zinc finger protein 511, which produces MDTSTHKRPRASSSSFATFPDGGDPPHKSSRIAISSKNPPLSSFEASTMATEGSALVTGHPLYCSLPPTCHHKPTPIANTQDLERHYGTYHAHVCELDNCGCVFPDARLMELHQNECHDPIAALRRERGEKIFQCHIPAPACGRNFLTPKARRLHLIQSHGYLKEYFFAVTNKGIGGLLKKWGEGATMIRKEWKPREGKGDSDQMDEDDSDEEQLSQDDEDKVLYQKDDDRTEDEEEEPADLEATPRMLPRTTGIHSPQSSIASSKGSDRRQSRQRNRQHAANNDATATVAGLTDSMNSLSLVPDSIRFGRGGKSGAIIPNPRGFRGRGRGRGGHGGSQAANANVGPTGRAGGGFGPSATGNTVDGPQPEWVSRGRGRGRPMLRGRGRGRGD; this is translated from the exons ATGGATACTTCAACACACAAACGTCCTCGTgcgtcctcgtcttcgtttGCCACTTTTCCAGATGGCGGCGATCCTCCTCACAAATCGTCTCGAATCGCCATCTCTTCCAAAAATCCTCCTTTGTCGAGCTTTGAGGCGTCAACGATGGCAACAGAGGGCTCGGCTCTCGTTACTGGGCATCCACTCTACTGCAGTTTGCCACCCACTTGCCACCACAAGCCAACACCGATAGCCAACACGCAGGATCTTGAGAGACACTATGGCACCTATCACGCCCATGTATGTGAACTGGATAACTGCGGGTGTGTTTTCCCGGATGCTAGGCTTATGGAGCTC CATCAAAACGAATGCCATGATCCCATCGCTGCATTACGGAGAGAGCGAGGAGAAAAAATA TTTCAATGTCATATACCTGCTCCAGCCTGCGGTCGTAACTTTCTCACCCCGAAAGCACGCCGATTGCATCTTATTCAATCTCACGGATATCTAAAGGAATACTTTTTTGCTGTCACCAACAAAGGAATTGGAGGACTATTGAAGAAATGGGGAGAGGGCGCAACAATGATTCGCAAGGAGTGGAAACCGCGGGAGGGAAAGGGAGACTCTGATCAaatggatgaagatgatagcGACGAGGAGCAACTTTCccaagacgacgaggacaaAGTGTTGTACCAAAAAGACGACGACAGaactgaagatgaagaagaggaaccCGCTGATCTTGAAGCTACCCCTCGTATGCTACCTCGGACAACAGGAATACATTCTCCACAATCCTCGATAGCATCCTCAAAGGGTAGCGATCGACGACAATCACGACAACGCAATCGACAGCATGCTGCTAACAACGATGCCACCGCCACCGTCGCTGGATTGACTGATTCTATGAACTCACTTTCCCTCGTACCTGATTCGATCAGGTTTGGTAGAGGCGGAAAAAGCGGGGCAATTATCCCCAATCCACGCGGGTTTCGTGGTCGTGGTAGAGGCCGTGGTGGGCACGGAGGAAGCCAAGCTGCAAATGCCAACGTTGGACCAACTGGGAGAGCAGGTGGAGGATTTGGTCCGTCTGCAACGGGTAACACAGTAGATGGGCCGCAGCCTGAATGGGTCTCGAGAGGGCGCGGACGCGGACGACCTATGCTAAGAGGTCGCGGTAGAGGAAGAGGCGATTGA